The sequence below is a genomic window from Humulus lupulus chromosome 3, drHumLupu1.1, whole genome shotgun sequence.
GAATGTATTGATGCATTATAGGTGTTTAACATGGCTTGTTTTGTGAAATAATATGAGCAATATTTTTTATACTGAAGGTTCATCTTTCTAATGACTGCCATGGCATGTTCACAAGGTAATTCATCCAAATCAAACTTGTTACAAGTGCATGATTTCTTTGCAATGTCTACAATGTTTGTTGTTAAACCACTATGTACACTGTAAATGAGTGTGCTAGCTGGTTCTACCTGcaatgaaataataaataatgaacaAGGAAGTATATTAATATAGTcgtatttataaataaaaatagttgTACTTACAGTCATTCTTAATGACTTGACAAAGTTCTTTCTTAAGTATTTCTCTTGTTTCTTTGGCAAGTTTGTAAAGGTTGCCTCTgcttcttttttgttgttgtagCTCCATATTTGAATCAGGTTTCTAAGGCACTCAAGTAATGTTGTTACTGGAAGCTCTCTCATTTCTTTTAGTGCGCATTAATGGATTCAACTATGTTTGAAGTCATAGCTGCATATCTACGACTTTTGGAGTAGATTCTTGCCCACTTTTCATATTTAACCTCATTGGCCAGAAAATGTCGGATTCCTTCATGTAAACTGTCCAAGTCCTTCATGTATTTTTCAAAATCTTCCATGGTATAAGCTTTTGCAGCAGCATGAAATGCGATATTGGTTGCTTCTGCATCTGTTCTAAACTTGGTCCTTATGTTGCAGAAAAGATGGTAGGAGCACACTCCATGAGTTACATTTGGATAGACATTTTTGATAGCATTCTCTATGCTTTCATGTCTATCTGAAACTATACACAACTCTTCTCTTTCTCcataactttgttttatttttctgaaGAACCACTCCCATGAATCATTGTTTTCAGAATCTGTTATAGCAAAAGCCAATGGGAAGATGTGTCTATTTGCATCTTGTGTTGAAGTTGTGAGAAGTGTACCACCAAATGCAGCTTTTAGGAATGTTCCATCAACATCAATTATTGGAATGCAATGTTTCCAACCTAGAATTGATTGTCCCATAGccataaaaagatatttaaatcTGTTTAGACTATCAATTTCCAAATCTGTTACAATACCTGGATTTTTGTGCTTCAAAATGTGTAGATTTCGTGGAATGTCTCGGTAGGAATCTTGACTTGAACCATGTACAAATTTAACTGCTTTTTCCTTAGATCGCCATGCTTTTTGGTAACTCATGGAAACTTCATATCTGTCCAACATGTCTTTAGCTATATCTTTAGGTCTATAATTTGTTTTTGGATCTGTGAACTTGCTCTTCACAACATTCCCAACCATACTACTTGAAGCTTGGCGGTGATCTCCAAGAATAATGTCCAAGGAACATGTGTGGGCACGGTTGAACTTCCTAACTTGGAACATATCTGTTTTTCCATATCTTGCAGCATGAAATGACCACGTACATTCTAAATCAAGGCACTTCAACTAATATTCTTTTTTTCAGGATTTGTGGACCTTGAACTAGAAATTGTTTTTTATGGCATAAAGACCAATTGTTGTTGTAAGAACCTCTTTGTGTTTTGTATACCTGTTTTTCTCTTATTCCATTAGAAATTGCATGAGTTATAACTGTAGTTTCTGTTCCGATGTGTTCAGGAATTGATTCATGTTGTTCCTTCTCCAAAATCAAATCTGTAATTTGATCTGCCAATTGAATGAAATTTGGTAGTTCTTGAGGTTCATCTATAGAGAATGTTGATGTGTCTGAAATATCATTCACTATATTATTACTACTTGAAGCAACAGTAGAACTCATCTTTTGAAGTGCTCCACAGGTGATTGTTTGGTTGTTCTCTGTTACAGAAACTATCAAAGGGTATTTTGTGAGTGTTCTGTCATTTCTTTTGCACTCCAAGTAGAATTGTATAGAGCTATCACTATTGATCTTCAATGGAGGCAATGTTTCTGCAATCTGGTACTCAATTGTTGCATTTTCTATTGACAGAATGGTAGACAACTCTGTAGACAAGATATTCATTAGTGTTGTAAATGAGCAATCTAATGGTATTAACACTCCAAGCATTTTGAAATCCTCATAGACATTATTTTCATTCCAATGACCATCATAATATACCAAAGATGTTATTGGATTCATGTCTGCaaatgaataaaaagaaaaaattagatTGATATGTAAAGATTCtttatattttaattacaaaACCAAATAGGAGCATCAAAGATTTAGCAAAGACAAATACCTTATGGGTTATAAACTACCAAATTTTGCATAAGCTATTCGTTAACACATCCACCAGTAAAATGAGAATTTAACATATAAACTCCTCACTTTATGGGTTATAAACTACCAAATTCTGCACAAGCAAGAGCAAATAACTTAAAgattaataaatatttacaataaaTTGGAGACATTCTAAGAAACATCATTATAATATTgtaactgttttttttttataaaaggttttcatgtttttcaatTGTTTCTATGGTAAAATTTGCCTATGATTCTGTGGAGATCTGTatcaaaatatatgtttttgcTAGATTGTCTTAGTGAGTTTCGAAAGTTATAAACTCCAACTAATTATCTATTCTAGATGCAACATGTTCTAAGAACAAAATAGAAGAACAAGGAAACTTACCATATAATAGATGTTGTGCAGTTGTTTTTGTAGACCCATCAATTCGGAAATTTCGCAGTAGATTGCAGaagaaaattttttattttacccAGAATTCTCGAATTTGTAAGCTCAAATATCTAGTTTTCGGATGTTTTGGATTCTTTGAAGACCTCTGAAACTAGGATGAAGACAACATGTTACAAAAATGGGCTGGGTTGTAATGAGTTAGGTTTGTGGGTTGGAGTTTACTCTATATGTGGTATTGGGTTTTGGGCTTGTGGGCTTAGATTTTACCGTAAATTTGTAAGAAATTGGGAATACCGTAAATATcgaattttttttgttatgttctgtatatataaaaatttcctttttttaacacttattttGTGAAAGGTCCACTAAGATAGGTAACCTATCTCAACAACCAAACAAGCCCACTGAGATATGTGAGCCAAATTTGCTTCCTTTTGAAGTAGGGTCTTTTggcaatttattttttaaagttattttataCTCTAccctatttttaatatttttttgtaaaatagtcTCTAGCAATTCGAATGGTTAGTCGAAAATTTTACACAActgatcaaaaaattcaaataattggTCGCAAATTTTAGATAGatagtaaaaaaaattagatagctagtcaaattttttttaaaaaaaaaaagtctcactattttttttcttctttgtatTCAAATACATATACCAAAGTGGTTTACGTTTAAATAATCCTtgttaattcatttattttgAAACAAAATTATATATGGCTAACATTATATAAAAATTACTATTTAGTGAAGTAATGTCAATAATGAcacctttatttatatatatatatatatttatataatatggaGAATTGAACATCGATCCTCTCTCCACACATTCACACACCCCAGCCATTAGAACACTTTTAGTAgcaacaaaaaaaatatagtgattaAAAAGTATGATTTAGCTATAAATTGTTATTAGTATAGTTTTTGTCACAAATTTCATTATAATTTGTTGtgacaaaaaatatatttaattataataaattttatttttatgattaatattttttttaaattatgataattattttttaacattTCCTTTTAAGTTTTGGTCACACCAAATTACATTTTTATAGGCAAAAATAAGACTGTACATAATGGTTCATATGTGTAAAACTAAAAAAGTAATTCTGCTGCAGGCAATTTAGTTAAAGAtagtacaaataaatatatatttttggaaaatTCTTCAATGCAACCACTGAAAAGGGATGCACTTCTTTTGGCACATGAAGAGGTTATAACCTACTTTTTATAGTTTTTGtaggaaaaaaagaagaagatgattcctatttatatttttatttttgggaatttttaaaaaaatatggctttttagctatcaatatgcaaaaatatgggaattaaactttccttaatttgtatgggaaatttTGATTAAcaaaaacttagtttatgggaaaactaatcacatattggaaatcaaaattaaacaaaaaaacatCAGCAAAAGGTTGGGTACTATGGTAATTAACATAGCAAAAACTCATTTAGTCAAGCCACCTCTTCTCTTTCATTTTGCCCTAGTCGCCACCTCCCTGTCCTCCACTCGcctgcctcaccatctccacTATCATCTCCGGCCACCCCCCCATCACCACTTGCGATTTACCTTAGGCGCGCACCTCCGTGaaacccagccaagaacacccagCCGCACTATCGACGAACACAACCTTAATCCGCGCATCTCTACGCGATTCCATTTGCGATCCCCCAAATCCAAAACAACGGGGATAGGCTGAGGTGAGGGATGTGCTGGTGGTGGTCGAAGGCGAGGGAGAAGGGTGATGCCTAGGCTGAGTGCGATTCATGGTGCTCGGAGCTGTGCAAAACGACGGGGATGGCTGGGGTTGCAATAGGGTTTTGCGCGCAGGGGATGGGGGTTTCTGGTGGTGGTCGGAGACGAGGGAGGAGGTTGGTTTGTGGTTAaatctgttttttttctttctatatttagatatgtggtaactggttaccttcacgttctttgtgtgtatatttcagaaggaaactggttaccttcacattcttatgtgtgtgtatatttatgggttatttatggtaactggttacctaggttactaaatcatactttctcttccttttttttccttcaagtgtgatgtttcttttcatttctaatGTGAgtgactcgtcacccctcttTTGGTAACtattacccc
It includes:
- the LOC133825648 gene encoding uncharacterized protein LOC133825648; translated protein: MRELPVTTLLECLRNLIQIWSYNNKKEAEATFTNLPKKQEKYLRKNFVKSLRMTVEPASTLIYSVHSGLTTNIVDIAKKSCTCNKFDLDELPCEHAMAVIRKMNLQYKKYCSYYFTKQAMLNTYNASIHSLGDPKSWRVPPNVEEIEVLPPKGNRKSGRPRKKRYVTSF